A DNA window from Halomonas zincidurans B6 contains the following coding sequences:
- a CDS encoding TRAP transporter small permease subunit — protein sequence MNRAASEPALLAWIDTLTERLGKALAWLVLIMMLVQFLIVVLRYLFNFNSIPMQESVMYMHAALFLLAAAYTLKHDGHVRVDIFYRGFSPRAQAWVDLLGTLFLLLPFMGFVIVSSLGYVGASWAILEGSPDNGGIPAVFLLKTLMPAFAVLMILQGSAEIVRKSLIISGRLPPQHKHDHSEEPI from the coding sequence ATGAACCGAGCTGCATCCGAACCGGCGCTCCTGGCCTGGATCGACACCCTTACCGAGCGGCTGGGCAAGGCACTCGCCTGGCTGGTCCTGATAATGATGCTGGTCCAGTTCCTGATCGTAGTGCTGCGCTATCTCTTCAACTTCAACAGCATCCCCATGCAGGAATCGGTGATGTACATGCACGCCGCGCTGTTCCTGCTGGCGGCCGCCTATACCCTCAAGCACGATGGCCACGTGCGCGTGGACATCTTCTATCGAGGCTTCTCGCCACGCGCCCAGGCCTGGGTCGACCTGCTGGGCACGCTGTTCCTGCTGCTGCCGTTCATGGGCTTCGTGATCGTCTCCAGCCTGGGCTATGTCGGCGCTTCATGGGCGATTCTCGAGGGCTCGCCGGACAACGGCGGCATCCCCGCCGTATTCCTGCTCAAGACCTTGATGCCGGCCTTTGCGGTATTGATGATCCTCCAGGGCAGCGCCGAGATCGTTCGCAAGTCGCTGATCATTTCCGGTCGCTTGCCGCCACAGCACAAGCATGATCACAGCGAGGAGCCGATCTGA
- the nuoL gene encoding NADH-quinone oxidoreductase subunit L — translation MSLLPLTFLLPLVGTLILALSRGTLNARASAVVGVASVGLAALVTAWLAWNFQVGEVFDMTLWTWLSVGDFQPTIGLRLDGLSLTMLSIITGIGFLIHLFAAWYMRGEHGLRRFYAYMNLFVFSMTLLVLGDNVLLLFLGWEGVGLCSYLLIGYYYQTSANGWAAFKAFIVTRLGDVFLAIGLFLLFNALGTLNIAEILTRAPEVWSEGGLEVQLAALLLLGGALGKSAQLPLHTWLADAMAGPTPVSALIHAATMVTAGVYLVARLYGIFELAPVVLYLIGVIGALTLLMAGFAALAQTDIKRILAYSTMSQIGYMFLALGVGAYDAAIFHLMTHAFFKALLFLSAGSVIISCHHEQDMRRLGGLWRRLPLAYAGFVIGGAALSALPLITAGFYSKDEILWETWAAGNGGLMLAGLVGAVLTSLYTLRLIIGTFHGEMKSDNARHAKAGRGLAHGLPLLVLAILSTFLGAWIQPPLAGVLPASPGAEAEGIVRSVVEILAATASLGGLGLAAWLFLSRRRWLAERVAGGWEARLWRFWYHAWGFDIVYDRLLVRPYLGLVHVLRNDIIDRLMLVAGWTAWLSHRGLSHTQSGKLRLYAVSMAMGITVILIVLVLGG, via the coding sequence ATGTCGTTGTTGCCACTGACGTTTTTACTGCCGCTGGTCGGCACCCTGATCCTGGCCCTGTCGCGAGGCACGCTCAATGCACGCGCCAGCGCCGTGGTCGGCGTGGCCAGCGTCGGGCTGGCGGCCTTGGTCACCGCCTGGCTGGCCTGGAATTTCCAGGTCGGCGAGGTGTTCGACATGACGCTCTGGACCTGGCTGTCGGTGGGCGATTTCCAGCCGACCATCGGCCTGCGTCTCGACGGCCTGTCGCTGACCATGCTGTCGATCATCACCGGCATCGGCTTTCTGATCCATCTGTTCGCCGCCTGGTACATGCGCGGCGAGCATGGATTGCGGCGCTTCTATGCCTACATGAACCTGTTCGTGTTCAGCATGACCCTGCTGGTACTTGGCGACAACGTACTGCTGCTGTTCCTGGGCTGGGAAGGCGTCGGCCTGTGCAGCTACCTGCTGATCGGCTACTACTACCAGACCTCGGCCAATGGCTGGGCGGCCTTCAAGGCATTCATCGTCACTCGGTTGGGCGATGTGTTCCTGGCCATCGGACTGTTCCTGCTGTTCAACGCGCTGGGCACGCTGAACATCGCCGAGATCCTCACCCGCGCCCCCGAGGTATGGAGTGAGGGCGGCCTCGAGGTTCAGCTGGCGGCCCTGCTGCTGCTCGGTGGCGCGCTGGGCAAGTCGGCCCAGTTGCCGCTGCACACCTGGCTGGCCGACGCCATGGCCGGCCCCACGCCGGTGTCGGCACTGATTCACGCGGCGACCATGGTTACCGCCGGCGTCTACCTGGTCGCCCGGCTGTACGGGATCTTCGAGCTGGCCCCGGTGGTACTCTATCTGATCGGCGTGATCGGCGCGCTGACGCTGCTGATGGCCGGCTTTGCGGCACTCGCCCAGACCGACATCAAGCGAATCCTGGCCTACTCGACGATGAGCCAGATCGGTTATATGTTCCTGGCGCTGGGGGTGGGGGCCTATGATGCGGCAATCTTCCATCTGATGACCCACGCCTTCTTCAAGGCGCTGCTGTTTCTCTCCGCCGGCTCGGTGATCATCAGCTGCCATCACGAGCAGGACATGCGCCGCCTGGGCGGCTTGTGGCGCCGGCTGCCGCTGGCCTATGCCGGTTTCGTGATCGGCGGTGCCGCATTGTCGGCGCTGCCGCTGATCACCGCCGGCTTCTACAGCAAGGACGAGATTCTCTGGGAGACCTGGGCGGCCGGCAATGGCGGTCTGATGCTGGCGGGCCTGGTCGGCGCCGTCCTGACCTCGCTGTACACCCTGCGGCTGATCATCGGCACCTTCCACGGCGAAATGAAAAGTGACAACGCGCGCCATGCCAAGGCCGGTCGCGGGCTGGCCCACGGCCTGCCATTGCTCGTGCTAGCGATCCTGTCGACCTTTCTCGGCGCCTGGATCCAACCGCCGCTGGCGGGCGTGTTGCCAGCGAGCCCGGGTGCCGAGGCCGAGGGGATCGTGCGTAGCGTGGTGGAGATACTCGCCGCGACCGCCTCGCTGGGCGGCCTGGGACTGGCCGCCTGGCTGTTTCTCAGCCGCCGGCGCTGGCTCGCCGAGCGCGTCGCTGGCGGCTGGGAGGCCCGGCTATGGCGATTCTGGTATCACGCCTGGGGCTTCGATATCGTCTACGACCGGTTGCTGGTTCGCCCCTATCTCGGCCTGGTCCATGTGCTGCGCAACGACATCATCGATCGCCTGATGCTGGTGGCAGGCTGGACGGCCTGGTTGTCGCACCGCGGGCTGAGCCACACCCAGTCCGGCAAGCTGCGGCTGTATGCCGTCAGCATGGCGATGGGGATCACGGTGATCTTGATCGTGCTGGTACTGGGCGGCTGA
- the nuoK gene encoding NADH-quinone oxidoreductase subunit NuoK, whose product MNGIPMEHGLVLAAILFALGFAGLITRRNMVFVLMSLEVMLNAAALAFIVGGAAWGQPEGQTMYLLVITLAAAEASVGLALLIQLHHRFKSLDVDAANRMRG is encoded by the coding sequence ATGAACGGAATACCCATGGAACACGGCCTGGTGCTGGCGGCGATCCTCTTCGCGCTGGGCTTCGCCGGGTTGATTACCCGGCGCAACATGGTGTTCGTGCTGATGAGCCTGGAAGTCATGCTCAACGCCGCGGCGTTGGCGTTCATCGTCGGCGGTGCGGCCTGGGGCCAGCCGGAAGGCCAGACGATGTACCTGCTGGTGATCACCCTGGCGGCGGCCGAGGCGAGCGTGGGCCTGGCGCTGCTGATCCAGCTTCACCATCGCTTCAAGTCGCTTGACGTGGACGCCGCCAACCGAATGCGCGGCTAA
- a CDS encoding TRAP transporter large permease, giving the protein MLEFMPLVLFALICAVLMLGFPVALTLAGTSLAFAGLGMGLESLGIAANFDASFLSALPNRLYGIMTNQTLLAVPLFVLMGVLLEKSKVAETLLDAMALLFGSLRGGLGISVTLVGMLLAASTGIVGATVVTMGLLSLPTMLKRGYSPSLATGTICATGTLGQIIPPSIALVLLGDVLSSAYQQAQLTMGIWSPKTVSVGDLFIGALVPGLILVVLYIAYVAFIAWLKPESAPPADRQELMAELNHQGSLFSLLLKGLVPPLVLIVTVLGSILGGFATPTEASAVGAFGALVLALAYRKLDFATLRDVVRSTTHVTTMVFLILIGAALFSLVFRAYGGEQLVKELFVNMPGGVVGATIIVMLVIFLLGFILDFIEITFVVVPIVGPVLLAMGLDPIWLGIMIAINLQTSFLTPPFGFALFYLRGVAPESVPTTAIYRGVIPFIVLQLCMLMALAFVPELATWLPAQFK; this is encoded by the coding sequence ATGCTGGAATTCATGCCGCTGGTGCTGTTCGCTCTGATCTGTGCCGTACTGATGCTCGGTTTCCCGGTAGCGCTGACGCTGGCGGGCACTTCGCTGGCTTTCGCCGGGCTGGGCATGGGACTCGAGTCGCTGGGCATCGCTGCCAATTTCGATGCCAGCTTCCTGTCCGCGCTGCCCAACCGCCTCTACGGCATCATGACCAACCAGACGCTGCTCGCCGTGCCATTGTTCGTGCTGATGGGCGTGTTGCTGGAGAAGTCCAAGGTCGCCGAGACCCTGCTCGACGCCATGGCGCTGCTGTTCGGCTCGCTGCGCGGTGGGTTGGGAATCTCGGTGACGCTGGTCGGCATGCTGCTGGCCGCCTCCACCGGGATCGTCGGCGCCACCGTGGTGACCATGGGCCTGCTGTCGCTGCCGACCATGCTCAAGCGCGGCTACAGCCCGTCGCTGGCAACCGGCACGATCTGCGCCACCGGCACGCTGGGCCAGATCATTCCGCCGTCGATCGCCCTGGTACTGCTTGGCGACGTGCTCTCGTCGGCCTATCAGCAGGCGCAGTTGACGATGGGCATCTGGAGCCCCAAGACCGTATCGGTGGGCGATCTGTTCATCGGCGCACTGGTTCCCGGGCTGATCCTGGTGGTGTTGTACATTGCCTATGTGGCGTTCATCGCCTGGCTCAAGCCGGAATCGGCACCGCCCGCCGATCGCCAGGAACTGATGGCCGAGCTCAATCATCAGGGCAGCCTGTTCAGCTTGCTGCTCAAGGGCCTGGTGCCGCCGCTGGTCTTGATCGTCACCGTGCTGGGCTCGATTCTCGGCGGCTTCGCCACGCCTACCGAGGCCTCGGCGGTGGGGGCCTTCGGCGCGCTGGTGCTGGCACTCGCCTATCGCAAGCTGGACTTCGCCACCCTGCGCGACGTGGTGCGCTCGACGACCCACGTCACCACCATGGTGTTTCTGATCCTGATCGGCGCCGCGCTGTTCTCGCTGGTGTTCCGTGCCTACGGTGGCGAGCAGCTGGTCAAGGAGCTGTTCGTGAACATGCCCGGCGGCGTGGTCGGCGCGACGATCATCGTCATGCTGGTGATCTTCCTGCTCGGTTTCATCCTCGACTTCATCGAGATTACCTTCGTGGTGGTGCCGATTGTCGGCCCGGTGCTGCTGGCCATGGGCCTCGACCCGATCTGGCTGGGGATCATGATCGCCATCAACCTGCAGACCTCGTTTCTCACTCCGCCGTTCGGCTTCGCGCTGTTCTATCTGCGTGGCGTGGCCCCCGAATCGGTGCCCACCACGGCGATCTACCGCGGGGTGATCCCGTTCATCGTGCTGCAGCTTTGCATGCTGATGGCGCTGGCCTTCGTGCCCGAACTGGCGACCTGGCTGCCGGCCCAGTTCAAGTGA
- the nuoM gene encoding NADH-quinone oxidoreductase subunit M, with amino-acid sequence MTLFWLILIPFVGGLLCWQGERFGDQAPRWIALATMLIELLITLGLWFQGDYYLPQMGTASEGVRWSMEWQVAWIPRFGISVHLALDGLSLVLIALTSFLGILAVLCSWNEIVRRVGFFHLNLLWILGGVVGVFLAIDLFLFFFFWELMLVPMYFLIALWGHSGSEGRTRIRAATKFFIYTQASGLLMLVSILGLVFVNYANTGEYSFSYATLMETQLSEGTAMLLMLGFFIAFAVKLPVVPLHGWLPDAHAQAPTAGSVDLAGILLKTAAYGMLRFALPLFPEASQTFAPVAMALGLVGIFYGALLACGQQDVKRLIAYTSISHMGFVLIGIYVGTELALQGVVMLMVAHAFSAAGLFILSGQLYERLHTRDMREMGGLWGRMGSLPGFSLFFVVASLGMPGTANFLGEFMILFGSFPVAPWTVVIASGGLVLAAVYSLLLMQRVHFGPAQGEGRFTDLDGREYLMMLSLLGLVLLFGLYPQPLLDTTGAAMLEVQQLFGAAAQSSTLPTGAP; translated from the coding sequence ATGACGCTGTTCTGGCTGATCCTGATTCCCTTCGTCGGCGGCCTGCTGTGCTGGCAGGGCGAGCGCTTCGGCGATCAGGCGCCGCGCTGGATTGCGTTGGCGACGATGTTGATCGAACTGTTGATCACGCTGGGGCTGTGGTTCCAGGGTGACTACTATCTGCCGCAGATGGGCACCGCCAGCGAGGGCGTTCGCTGGTCCATGGAGTGGCAGGTGGCATGGATTCCACGCTTTGGCATCAGCGTGCACCTGGCGCTTGATGGCCTGTCGCTGGTGCTGATCGCGTTGACCAGCTTTCTGGGCATACTGGCGGTACTCTGTTCCTGGAACGAGATCGTGCGCCGGGTCGGCTTCTTTCACCTCAACCTGCTGTGGATACTCGGCGGCGTGGTCGGCGTCTTCCTGGCGATCGACCTGTTCCTGTTCTTCTTCTTCTGGGAACTGATGCTGGTGCCGATGTACTTCCTGATCGCGCTGTGGGGGCACAGTGGCTCGGAAGGGCGGACCCGCATCCGCGCAGCGACCAAGTTCTTCATCTATACCCAGGCCAGCGGCCTGTTGATGCTGGTGTCGATCCTCGGTCTGGTATTCGTGAACTACGCCAATACCGGCGAGTACTCGTTCAGTTACGCGACGCTGATGGAAACCCAGCTTTCCGAAGGCACGGCAATGCTGCTGATGCTCGGCTTCTTCATCGCTTTCGCGGTCAAGCTGCCGGTGGTGCCGCTGCATGGCTGGCTGCCCGACGCCCATGCCCAGGCACCCACCGCGGGTAGCGTCGATCTCGCCGGCATTCTGCTCAAGACCGCCGCCTACGGCATGCTGCGCTTCGCCCTGCCGCTGTTTCCCGAGGCGTCGCAGACCTTCGCTCCGGTAGCCATGGCGCTGGGCCTGGTGGGCATCTTCTACGGGGCGCTGCTGGCCTGCGGCCAGCAGGACGTCAAGCGGCTGATCGCCTATACCAGTATCTCGCACATGGGCTTCGTGCTGATCGGCATCTATGTCGGCACCGAGCTCGCCCTGCAGGGGGTGGTGATGTTGATGGTCGCGCATGCCTTCTCGGCGGCCGGGCTGTTCATCTTGAGCGGCCAGCTCTACGAACGGCTGCATACCCGCGACATGCGCGAAATGGGCGGTCTATGGGGGCGCATGGGGAGCCTGCCGGGATTCTCGCTGTTCTTCGTCGTCGCCTCGCTGGGCATGCCCGGCACCGCCAATTTTCTCGGCGAGTTCATGATCCTGTTCGGTAGCTTCCCGGTCGCCCCCTGGACGGTGGTCATCGCCAGTGGCGGGCTGGTGCTGGCGGCGGTCTATTCACTACTGCTGATGCAGCGAGTTCACTTCGGACCGGCACAGGGCGAGGGGCGCTTCACCGACCTCGATGGTCGTGAATATCTGATGATGCTCTCGCTCCTCGGCCTGGTGCTGCTGTTCGGCCTCTACCCACAGCCCCTGCTGGATACCACCGGCGCGGCGATGCTCGAGGTGCAGCAGCTGTTCGGTGCCGCTGCACAGTCGTCCACTCTGCCGACGGGGGCTCCATGA
- the nuoH gene encoding NADH-quinone oxidoreductase subunit NuoH: MNWLSPTVIASLIAMLQAVVILLGAVLLGAMMTVVERRLLGLWQDRYGPNRVGPFGSMQLMADMIKIFFKEDWIPPFADRTLFVLAPAIAMASLLLSFLIIPITPGWGVLDWNIGLLFFLAMAGINVYAVLFGGWSSGNKYALIGAMRASAQTLSYEVFMGLALMGVVAMTGSFNMREIVNAQEGLWFVIPQFFGFVTFLIAGIAVTHRAPFDQPEAEQELADGYHVEYSSMKFGMFFIGEYVGMVLVSALIATLFFGGWHGPLLPPIVWFALKTGAFLVFFVLLRASLPRPRYDRVMSFGWKFCLPLTLINLLVTGAVVLIADPL, from the coding sequence ATGAACTGGTTGTCGCCGACGGTCATCGCCAGTCTGATCGCCATGCTTCAGGCCGTGGTGATTCTGCTCGGCGCAGTGTTGTTGGGGGCGATGATGACGGTGGTCGAACGGCGCCTGCTGGGACTGTGGCAGGATCGTTACGGGCCCAACCGGGTCGGGCCGTTCGGCTCGATGCAGCTCATGGCCGACATGATCAAGATCTTCTTCAAGGAGGACTGGATCCCGCCGTTCGCCGATCGCACACTGTTCGTGCTGGCCCCGGCGATCGCCATGGCCTCGCTACTGCTGTCGTTCCTGATCATTCCCATAACCCCGGGCTGGGGCGTGCTGGACTGGAACATCGGCTTGCTGTTCTTCTTAGCCATGGCCGGCATCAACGTCTACGCGGTGCTGTTCGGCGGCTGGTCGAGCGGCAACAAGTACGCCCTGATCGGCGCCATGCGCGCCTCGGCGCAGACGCTGTCCTACGAAGTGTTCATGGGCCTGGCGCTGATGGGGGTGGTGGCGATGACCGGCTCGTTCAACATGCGCGAGATCGTCAACGCCCAGGAGGGTCTGTGGTTCGTGATCCCGCAGTTCTTCGGCTTTGTCACCTTCCTGATCGCCGGGATCGCAGTGACCCACCGTGCCCCCTTCGATCAGCCCGAGGCCGAGCAGGAGCTGGCCGATGGCTATCACGTCGAGTATTCGAGCATGAAGTTCGGGATGTTCTTCATCGGCGAATACGTCGGCATGGTGCTGGTCTCGGCGCTGATCGCGACGCTGTTCTTCGGCGGCTGGCACGGCCCACTGCTGCCGCCGATCGTCTGGTTCGCGCTCAAGACCGGCGCCTTTCTGGTGTTCTTCGTGCTGCTGCGCGCTTCGCTGCCGCGCCCGCGCTACGACCGGGTGATGAGTTTCGGCTGGAAGTTCTGCCTGCCGCTGACTCTGATCAATCTGCTGGTGACCGGGGCGGTGGTACTGATCGCCGACCCGCTGTGA
- the nuoJ gene encoding NADH-quinone oxidoreductase subunit J, whose amino-acid sequence MEIAFYLSGLVAVLATLGVITNTNPVHALLYLIVSLISVALVFLALGAPFAAALEVILYAGAIMVLFVFVVMMLNLGEQTTAQEKAWLKPRIWLGPALLAAVLLVTLVATLWSGNTGRMISGEVVTAKAVGSLLFGPWLMVVELGAMLLLAALVTASHVGRAASPDKPESQAESAARKEAP is encoded by the coding sequence ATGGAAATTGCCTTCTATCTGAGTGGTCTGGTCGCCGTACTGGCGACACTGGGGGTCATCACCAATACCAACCCGGTGCACGCACTGCTCTACCTGATCGTTTCGTTGATCTCGGTGGCGCTGGTGTTCTTAGCGCTGGGCGCGCCGTTCGCCGCAGCGCTGGAGGTAATCCTCTACGCCGGGGCGATCATGGTGCTGTTCGTGTTCGTGGTGATGATGCTCAACCTGGGTGAGCAGACCACTGCCCAGGAGAAGGCCTGGCTCAAGCCGCGCATCTGGCTGGGTCCGGCGCTGCTGGCCGCGGTGCTGCTGGTGACCTTGGTGGCCACGCTATGGTCGGGCAATACCGGACGCATGATCAGCGGTGAGGTCGTCACCGCCAAGGCGGTGGGCTCGCTGCTGTTCGGGCCCTGGCTGATGGTCGTCGAGCTGGGCGCCATGCTGCTGCTGGCGGCGCTGGTCACGGCATCGCACGTCGGTCGCGCGGCGTCCCCCGACAAGCCCGAGAGCCAGGCCGAATCCGCTGCCCGCAAGGAGGCGCCATGA
- a CDS encoding endonuclease/exonuclease/phosphatase family protein, with amino-acid sequence MSSIRATPAAALATLRLMTFNLQVGIQTSAYHHYLTRSWQHLLPHPTRQRRLDAMGDVLRSFDIIGLQEVDGGSFRSGNVNQVEYLAHRAGFPHHYKQLNRNLGRLAQHSNGLLSRLIPERIEEHRLPGTLPGRGAIHARFGSGPDALHVFVVHLALSHRSRARQFDYLGEIITPLSHVVVMGDLNCTPDQLHSRHSSFCTALPLKPARPLLSYPSWQPSRALDHILLSSSLEADNLQVLDQLYSDHLPIAVDIHLPAACRRALARPSDQ; translated from the coding sequence ATGAGCAGCATACGCGCCACGCCGGCCGCGGCCCTCGCCACCCTGCGACTGATGACCTTCAATCTGCAGGTCGGCATCCAGACCTCGGCCTACCATCATTACCTGACGCGCAGTTGGCAGCACCTGCTGCCCCATCCAACGCGCCAGCGCCGCCTGGACGCCATGGGCGATGTGCTCAGGTCGTTCGACATCATCGGCCTGCAGGAGGTTGATGGCGGAAGCTTCCGTTCGGGTAACGTCAATCAGGTGGAATACCTGGCGCACCGGGCCGGGTTTCCGCATCACTACAAGCAGCTCAACCGCAACCTGGGCCGGCTCGCCCAGCACAGCAATGGTCTGTTGTCGCGGCTAATACCCGAGCGCATCGAGGAGCACCGGTTGCCCGGCACCCTGCCTGGCCGCGGCGCCATCCATGCCCGCTTCGGCTCGGGTCCCGACGCACTGCACGTGTTTGTCGTTCATCTGGCCCTGAGCCACCGTTCGCGGGCTCGCCAGTTCGACTATCTCGGCGAGATCATCACACCGCTCAGCCATGTGGTGGTGATGGGCGATCTCAACTGCACCCCGGATCAACTCCACAGCCGTCATTCGAGCTTCTGCACCGCGCTACCGTTAAAGCCAGCGCGCCCTCTGTTGAGTTATCCTTCCTGGCAGCCAAGCCGGGCGCTGGACCACATCCTGCTGTCTTCGTCGCTGGAAGCGGACAACCTGCAAGTGCTCGATCAGCTTTACTCGGATCACCTGCCGATCGCCGTGGATATCCATCTTCCCGCTGCCTGCCGGCGCGCTCTGGCCAGACCGTCAGACCAATGA
- the nuoN gene encoding NADH-quinone oxidoreductase subunit NuoN, which yields MTLTATHLLALTPLILVGATAIVVMLTIAWRRQHTVIAMTTAAGLNLALVSLIGVWFMAPLATPMLAVDGLAIFAAVLILVAALACVTLGHAYLEHYRGPREEFYLLLLCATAGGLVLAASTHLATLLFGLELLSMPLYGMLAYTYHERRSLEAGVKYLVLSGAASAILLFGMALLYAETGQLDFVGLTVGLAESPGAWGLAGAALVLVGLGFKLSIVPFHLWTPDVYEGGPGPAATFLASASKVAVFVVLLRLVMAAPAFQGAWLHGVLAVLAILTMLVGNLLALTQSNLKRLLGYSSIAHFGYLLTAVVIGEGLAVEATGVYLVVYMLTTLGAFGVVTLISSPYRGEDAAALHHYRGLFWRRPYLTAVLTVAMLSMAGIPFTAGFIGKFYIIALGVEAEHWWLVGAVIVGSAIGLYYYLRVMVTLYLAEAGMQKRDAPENWGVRAGGVVVLGVALLIILLGIYPTPMIEWVRLMGGVMLNTG from the coding sequence ATGACCTTGACCGCGACGCACCTGCTGGCGTTGACGCCGCTGATCCTGGTCGGTGCCACGGCCATCGTGGTGATGCTGACAATCGCCTGGCGCCGCCAGCATACCGTCATCGCCATGACCACGGCCGCAGGACTCAACCTGGCGCTGGTCTCGCTGATCGGCGTCTGGTTCATGGCACCGCTGGCCACGCCGATGCTGGCCGTCGATGGCCTGGCGATCTTCGCCGCGGTATTGATCCTGGTCGCCGCGCTGGCCTGTGTCACGCTGGGTCATGCCTATCTCGAGCACTATCGGGGACCGCGCGAAGAGTTCTACCTGCTGCTGCTGTGTGCCACGGCGGGGGGTCTGGTGCTGGCCGCCAGCACCCACCTGGCAACGCTGCTCTTCGGCCTCGAACTGTTGTCGATGCCGCTGTACGGCATGCTCGCCTATACCTATCATGAGCGGCGCTCGCTCGAGGCCGGCGTCAAGTATCTGGTGCTGTCCGGGGCGGCGAGCGCCATCCTGCTGTTCGGCATGGCGCTGCTCTACGCCGAGACCGGGCAGCTCGATTTTGTCGGCCTGACGGTCGGTCTGGCGGAAAGTCCCGGTGCCTGGGGGCTTGCCGGGGCCGCGTTGGTGCTCGTGGGGCTGGGCTTCAAGCTGTCGATCGTACCGTTTCACCTATGGACGCCGGATGTTTACGAAGGCGGTCCGGGGCCGGCAGCGACTTTTCTCGCCTCGGCCAGCAAGGTCGCGGTGTTCGTGGTGCTGCTGCGTCTGGTCATGGCGGCGCCGGCCTTTCAGGGGGCCTGGCTGCACGGCGTGCTGGCGGTACTGGCGATCCTCACCATGCTGGTCGGCAACCTGCTGGCGCTGACCCAGTCCAATCTCAAGCGCCTGCTGGGTTACTCGTCGATCGCTCACTTCGGCTACCTGCTCACGGCAGTGGTCATCGGCGAGGGGCTTGCGGTCGAAGCGACCGGGGTCTATCTGGTGGTCTACATGCTGACCACGCTGGGCGCATTCGGCGTGGTGACGCTGATTTCGTCGCCCTATCGGGGCGAGGATGCGGCGGCGCTGCACCATTATCGCGGACTGTTCTGGCGGCGTCCCTACCTGACCGCGGTGCTCACCGTGGCCATGCTCTCGATGGCCGGCATCCCCTTCACCGCAGGCTTTATCGGCAAGTTCTACATCATCGCGCTGGGTGTCGAGGCCGAGCACTGGTGGCTGGTGGGGGCCGTGATCGTGGGCAGCGCCATCGGGCTCTATTATTACCTGCGGGTGATGGTCACGCTGTATCTGGCCGAGGCGGGCATGCAAAAGCGTGACGCGCCGGAGAACTGGGGCGTGCGCGCTGGCGGTGTGGTCGTGCTGGGGGTGGCCTTGCTGATTATCCTGCTGGGCATCTACCCGACACCGATGATCGAATGGGTGCGGCTCATGGGCGGCGTCATGCTGAATACGGGCTAG
- the nuoI gene encoding NADH-quinone oxidoreductase subunit NuoI: MNVIKGTVSQLRTLGMVFMHSFRKRETLNYPEESVYLPPRYRGRIVLTRDPDGEERCVACNLCAVACPVACISLQKGEQEDGRWYPEFFRINFSRCIFCGMCEEACPTSAIQLTPDFEMSEFKRQELVYEKQDLLINGPGKDHDYHFYKVAGLSIAGKDKGQAQNEEQPIDIKSLLP; encoded by the coding sequence ATGAACGTGATCAAGGGCACCGTCTCCCAGCTGCGCACGCTGGGCATGGTCTTCATGCACAGCTTCCGCAAGCGCGAGACGCTCAACTACCCGGAGGAGTCGGTCTATCTGCCGCCGCGCTACCGGGGACGCATCGTGCTGACCCGCGATCCCGACGGCGAGGAGCGTTGCGTGGCCTGCAACCTGTGTGCGGTCGCCTGTCCGGTGGCCTGTATCTCGCTGCAGAAGGGCGAGCAGGAGGATGGGCGCTGGTATCCCGAGTTCTTTCGCATCAACTTCTCGCGCTGCATCTTCTGCGGCATGTGCGAAGAGGCCTGCCCGACCTCGGCGATCCAGCTCACCCCGGACTTCGAGATGAGCGAGTTCAAGCGCCAGGAACTGGTCTACGAGAAGCAGGACCTGCTGATCAATGGGCCCGGCAAGGATCATGACTATCACTTCTACAAGGTGGCGGGACTCTCGATTGCCGGCAAGGACAAGGGCCAGGCGCAGAACGAGGAACAGCCGATCGACATCAAGTCGCTGTTGCCGTAG